A single genomic interval of Helianthus annuus cultivar XRQ/B chromosome 13, HanXRQr2.0-SUNRISE, whole genome shotgun sequence harbors:
- the LOC110899607 gene encoding NAC domain-containing protein 71, whose amino-acid sequence MDKALLPPGFRFHPTDEELIGYYLKRKVEGLEIELEVIPVIELYKFDPWELPDKSFLPTRDMEWFFFVPRDRKYSNGSRTNRATKAGYWKATGKDRKVMCQSSLIGYRKTLVFYRGRAPLGDRTDWLMHEFRLCDDNSRGAPIFQGPFALCRVMKRNELTKEVGSTANGVIIEPLVPQTSAPLCNESSLSSPLLSYEKATTLENEPTSSTGLKSPSMFWVSPDLILDSSKGQEGHFGYLTQNEVPNPTSPLQPYQQFEISPSSSYSNYTEEVELVDDVNRFGYLSPYSSSQSLTGLFGNDDQFSYKF is encoded by the exons ATGGACAAAGCATTGTTGCCACCCGGGTTTCGGTTTCATCCCACAGATGAAGAATTGATTGGTTATTACCTTAAACGGAAGGTCGAAGGGCTTGAAATTGAACTTGAAGTGATTCCGGTTATCGAATTGTACAAGTTTGATCCATGGGAGTTGCCTG ATAAATCTTTCCTTCCAACGCGTGATATGGAGTGGTTCTTTTTCGTTCCACGCGATCGCAAGTACTCAAACGGATCACGCACAAATAGAGCAACAAAAGCCGGGTACTGGAAAGCCACAGGCAAAGACCGAAAAGTGATGTGCCAGTCTTCTTTAATCGGCTATCGTAAGACCCTCGTCTTTTATCGTGGTAGAGCACCATTAGGTGATCGAACTGATTGGCTGATGCACGAGTTTCGGTTATGTGATGATAATTCTAGAGGGGCACCAATATTTCAA GGACCGTTTGCTTTGTGTCGTGTGATGAAAAGGAACGAGTTAACAAAGGAAGTTGGAAGTACTGCCAATGGGGTTATCATTGAGCCGTTGGTTCCTCAAACAAGCGCCCCTTTGTGTAACGAGAGTAGTTTATCGAGTCCTCTTTTGTCTTATGAGAAAGCGACTACTTTAGAGAATGAACCGACTTCATCAACGGGCCTTAAGAGTCCTTCGATGTTTTGGGTCTCACCTGATTTGATTCTTGATTCATCAAAAGGACAAGAAGGGCACTTTGGGTATTTGACACAAAACGAGGTTCCAAACCCGACAAGTCCATTGCAACCATATCAGCAGTTTGAGATCTCACCAAGTTCATCGTACTCGAATTATACAGAGGAAGTTGAACTTGTTGATGATGTAAACCGATTTGGCTACTTGTCACCGTATTCAAGTAGCCAAAGCTTAACTGGATTATTTGGAAACGACGATCAGTTTTCGTACAAGTTCTAA
- the LOC110899608 gene encoding bifunctional dTDP-4-dehydrorhamnose 3,5-epimerase/dTDP-4-dehydrorhamnose reductase, which translates to MFYNSHTPPATNSPSLSTPPKQNMVSQSTSLPLNFLIYGRTGWIGGLLGKICESQNINYTYGSGRLESRATLIADIAAVNPTHVFNAAGVTGRPNVDWCESHKVETIRTNVVGTLTLADVCREKGLILVNCATGCIFEYDSEHELGSGVGFKEEDSPNFVGSFYSKTKAMVEELLKNYDNVCTLRVRMPISSDLTNPRNFITKISRYDKVVNIPNSMTILDELLPISVEMAKRNLTGIYNFTNPGCVSHNEVLELYREYIDPSYTWKNFNLEEQAKVIIAPRSNNELDTTKLKTEFPELLSIKESLVKYVFEPNRKTPIAA; encoded by the exons ATGTTTTATAACTCCCACACTCCACCGGCAACAAACTCGCCATCTCTCTCCACCCCACCAAAACAAAACATGGTCTCCCAATCCACCAGTTTACCCTTAAACTTCCTCATCTACGGTCGAACCGGCTGGATCGGCGGTCTACTTGGCAAAATCTGCGAATCCCAAAACATCAACTACACCTACGGCTCCGGCCGGTTGGAGTCACGCGCCACCCTCATCGCCGACATTGCCGCCGTGAACCCGACCCACGTGTTCAACGCTGCCGGAGTCACCGGCCGGCCGAACGTTGACTGGTGTGAGTCTCACAAAGTGGAGACTATTAGAACTAATGTTGTTGGTACGTTGACTCTTGCTGATGTGTGTCGTGAAAAGGggttgattttggttaattgtgcTACTGGGTGTATATTTGAGTATGATTCGGAGCATGAACTCGGGTCGGGTGTCGGGTTTAAGGAGGAGGATAGTCCGAATTTTGTTGGGTCGTTTTATTCCAAGACTAAAGCTATG GTGGAAGAATTGCTCAAAAACTACGATAACGTATGCACATTACGCGTTCGCATGCCTATATCTTCAGATCTTACAAACCCACGAAACTTCATCACGAAAATAAGTCGTTATGACAAAGTGGTCAACATCCCAAACTCCATGACCATTCTTGATGAACTCCTCCCAATCTCCGTAGAAATGGCTAAAAGAAACCTAACCGGGATCTACAATTTCACAAATCCGGGCTGTGTTAGCCACAATGAGGTCTTGGAGTTGTATCGCGAGTACATTGACCCGAGTTACACGTGGAAGAACTTCAATCTTGAGGAGCAAGCAAAAGTGATCATCGCACCAAGAAGCAACAACGAGCTCGACACCACCAAGTTGAAAACTGAATTTCCGGAGCTCTTATCGATCAAAGAATCACTAGTGAAGTATGTGTTTGAGCCAAACCGAAAGACACCCATTGCAGCCTAA